From Kineosporia succinea, the proteins below share one genomic window:
- a CDS encoding ABC transporter ATP-binding protein encodes MSRLRAEGLTLSYDQRVVAEDLGVSIPDESFTVIVGPNACGKSTLLKALARLLGPRAGQVYLDDKLIGSYSSKQVAHRLGMLPQTPIAPNGITVGDLVARGRYAHQSLLRQWSKEDEAIVVEAMEQTNVHELSKRYVGELSGGQRQRVWLAMALAQQTPILLLDEPTTYLDITHQVEVLDLCADLHEQGRTMVAVLHDLNLATRYATHLIAMREGRIVAEGSPSEIVTAAMVEETFGLKCRVIPDPETGTPLIVPVDRATRRGLVPVS; translated from the coding sequence ATGAGCAGGCTGCGCGCCGAGGGCCTGACCCTCAGTTACGACCAGCGGGTGGTCGCGGAAGACCTCGGGGTCTCGATCCCCGACGAGTCGTTCACCGTCATCGTGGGGCCCAACGCCTGCGGAAAGTCGACGCTACTCAAGGCTCTCGCCCGGTTGCTGGGGCCGCGGGCCGGGCAGGTGTACCTCGACGACAAGCTGATCGGCAGCTACTCCAGCAAGCAGGTCGCACACCGGCTGGGCATGCTGCCGCAGACGCCGATCGCGCCGAACGGCATCACGGTCGGCGACCTGGTGGCCCGCGGCCGCTACGCGCACCAGTCGCTGCTGCGTCAGTGGTCGAAGGAGGACGAGGCCATCGTCGTCGAGGCGATGGAACAGACCAACGTGCACGAGCTGTCGAAGCGCTACGTCGGTGAGCTCTCGGGCGGTCAGCGGCAGCGGGTCTGGCTGGCCATGGCCCTGGCCCAGCAGACGCCGATCCTGCTGCTCGACGAGCCCACCACCTACCTCGACATCACGCACCAGGTCGAGGTTCTCGACCTCTGCGCCGATCTGCACGAGCAGGGTCGCACGATGGTCGCGGTGCTGCACGACCTCAACCTGGCCACCCGCTACGCGACCCACCTGATCGCGATGCGCGAGGGCCGGATCGTGGCCGAGGGCTCGCCGTCGGAGATCGTGACCGCCGCGATGGTCGAGGAGACGTTCGGCCTGAAGTGCCGCGTCATCCCCGACCCGGAGACCGGCACTCCGCTGATCGTGCCGGTCGACCGGGCCACCCGCAGGGGACTGGTACCGGTCAGCTGA
- a CDS encoding LysE family translocator — protein MTFGMVAGFWVVSCLLVLTPGADWAYAISAGLRHRSVVPAVSGLLAGYLIITAVVAAGAAALITSTPGALTMLTLAGAAYLGYLGVTTVLNPPVPSATSEVSTSWRAQVFRGAAVSGFNPKALLLFLALLPQFTDPDATWPLTAQLVALGGVHMLMCALVYTGVGAGSRAVLKTRPTAAKLVSRGSGIAMTAIALGLLLEQLS, from the coding sequence ATGACTTTCGGGATGGTTGCCGGGTTCTGGGTGGTTTCGTGCCTCCTGGTGCTGACCCCGGGCGCCGACTGGGCCTACGCCATCTCGGCCGGGCTGCGTCACCGCTCGGTGGTGCCCGCCGTCTCCGGGCTGCTGGCCGGTTACCTGATCATCACCGCGGTGGTGGCCGCGGGCGCCGCCGCGCTGATCACCAGCACACCGGGCGCCCTGACCATGCTCACGCTGGCGGGTGCGGCCTACCTCGGCTACCTGGGCGTGACGACGGTCCTGAACCCGCCGGTGCCGTCCGCCACCTCCGAGGTGTCCACCTCGTGGAGGGCACAGGTCTTCCGCGGCGCGGCCGTCAGCGGGTTCAATCCCAAGGCCCTGCTGCTGTTCCTGGCCCTGCTGCCGCAGTTCACCGATCCGGACGCGACCTGGCCCCTGACCGCGCAACTCGTGGCGCTGGGCGGTGTGCACATGCTGATGTGCGCGCTGGTCTACACCGGCGTCGGAGCCGGTTCGCGGGCCGTGCTGAAGACCCGGCCGACCGCGGCGAAACTGGTGTCCCGGGGATCCGGGATCGCCATGACCGCGATCGCGCTGGGCCTCCTCCTCGAACAGCTCAGCTGA
- a CDS encoding Lrp/AsnC family transcriptional regulator, with product MDALDREILAQLQADGRLTLTELADRVGLTVSPCHRRLRALERDGVITGYSAQIRPGSVGLGFEALVFVTLTSSSAATVAALEEALTGIPNVLLAQRLFGSPDYLLRVVAEDLTAYQKLYDGELATLPGVQRLNSTLVMKSVVEGRGLPL from the coding sequence ATGGACGCCCTCGACCGCGAGATTCTTGCGCAGCTCCAGGCTGACGGCCGGCTGACCCTCACCGAACTGGCCGATCGCGTCGGCCTGACCGTGTCGCCGTGCCACCGCCGGCTGCGGGCGCTGGAGCGTGATGGTGTGATCACCGGCTACAGCGCGCAGATCCGGCCGGGCAGTGTCGGTCTGGGGTTCGAGGCGCTGGTCTTCGTGACCCTGACCTCCTCCAGCGCGGCGACCGTCGCGGCGCTGGAGGAGGCACTCACCGGGATCCCGAACGTGCTGCTGGCGCAGCGGCTGTTCGGCAGCCCGGACTATCTGCTGCGGGTCGTGGCCGAGGACCTGACCGCGTACCAGAAGCTGTACGACGGTGAGCTGGCCACGCTTCCCGGTGTGCAGCGGCTCAATTCCACGCTCGTGATGAAGAGCGTCGTGGAGGGCCGGGGTCTCCCGCTCTGA